GTGAGATGCGAGAATTTCATCCATGGGCAGGGCGCGCTTTTTGTGTGTATCTTCGACAAATTCGGCGAAGGGATTGCGCTTTGGAGATAGTAAGCCGTTGACGCGTTCTGCGTTTTCAGGGTTCAAATCGGATGGTGTAATCCGGTCAAATTCTCGAAATGGGTTTTGTCGCATGTCTGGCTCTGTAATTAGAGTTACGAAAATTCTGGACGTACAGGCTCTTGTCCCAGATCTCGCATAATTTCCATGTAAATGGGGTGTTCGCCCTGAATGGGTTTCTCGTCGGCACCACTCAAGATGCGATTGGCAGTTACCAGAGCTGTTTGAATGCGCTCGCTTTGCTCGGTGTAGCGCCGAAAGACTTGTCGCACCGCTTCTCGCGCTCTGTGAATGGGCAATACATCATCCCGGTGGTCTTGCGTTTCTTCCTCATCTCGCCATTGGATGCGGTGAGCACAGGTGTATGGCAATATCGTGCGGATATGTTCGATATCCACTTCTTTGTCGCGTAGCACCCAGGCGAGTGCCTGTGCGTAGCGCCGGATGGAGATGGGCAGGCGATTGGACGGGCATGTTTGTACTTCATAACACAGGTAGCCCGTGTAATGACAGCCTTCGCCACAGACTTCATTTGTGCGTTTTTGTCCGTATTTGCAGCAGAAAGACAGTTCGGCCAAAAAAGTTCGAATATAGGCACTGGCATCGGCCTGGAAAGGCAATGCGCTCATTTCACTGCGAATCGTTTCGCGTTCAGTTCTTCCCAGGGTTGGTACGGACAAACGCTCAGAGATCGCTTTTCCATAATCTTCGCAAATCTCTTCTATCTCTGCTTCGGCGTTGGGGTTGACCAGACAGGCCTGGAGTGCTTGCTCGCGTTGGGGATCTCGCAGGAGATGTGCAGGAGAGGATTCGGTGCCGATCATCCAGGACAAATTCGCGCCCGGATATTTGGATTCCACCATTACGTCAAAGCGATCCAAAAGGGGGACAACGATGGTATTTGTTCCGCGGTCCTGATAGTTGGCCGTTGCGAACAAACAGTATTCATCGTTGATTTGCATCTGGTTCAAGTAGGACCAGTTGCCGCGATCCACGCCATTGAGGATCAAGCTCTGCTTGGTTTCCGGCAGGCGGTTGATTTCATCTACGACTTTGACGGGTAGGACGGAAAATGCCGACCACACCACATCTTCTTCGCCGCGGTTGAGTGCGCCGAGGTTTGGGCGCCCGACAATTTTTTCTTCGGTCTGTTCGGGATGGCCACTTACTTCGGCTTCCCACACAGCCCCCAATGGCATGCGATATAGTAGCGCTCCGATATATTCAGCCGATGTTGTTTTGCCCAGGCCGGGTTCGCCCACGATCAGAATTTTGCCTCCTAATAATCCCGTCAGGGCGCTGAGCAGCAAAGCGGCATTGTGTTTTTGTCCTTCGATCTCCAGGTCTGCCCGGTTAAAATACAACCGATCCTGGATAAAGATCAAAATATCGCGTACTGTTGTCTGTAAATCGGCCATTTTGACCTCAGTCTGCTTGAGAAGAGGTGGCAGAGCGTCGGCGCAGCCATTCGACGGTGAGCAGTAGCAACACGGCGAAGGCGATCAAGAATGTTGCGACGGCGAGGATGGTCGGGCTGATTTGCTCGCGGATGCCCGCCCACATCTGGCGCGGAATGGTGCGCTGTTCTATACCGCCCATGAAAAGGACGACTACTACTTCGTCAAAAGATGTTGCAAATGCGAAGAGCGCGCCAGAAATAACGCCCGGTGCGATTAGCGGCAGTTGTACTCTGCGAAACGTGAGGATCGGTGAGGCACCAAGGCTTGCGGCAGCGCGCGTCAGGTTTGTATCAAAGGCGGATAGGGTAGCGGTTACAGTGATTACGACAAATGGCGTGCCCAGTGCGGCGTGGGATAGGATCAATCCGATGTGGGTTTGTGCGAGGCCCAGGGTTGAGTAAAAAAAGAACATGCCCGCCGCGGAGATGATCACTGGCGTGACCATCGGCGAGATCAATAGCGCCATTGCGATGCGACGACCGGGCATGGCGGGGCTGGATAGACCCAGCGCAGCGAGTGTGCCCAGCGCAGTTGCCAGTGCAGTGGAAGCGATGCCGATGATCAGGCTGTTGATCAGCCCGCGCGTCCACAGTTCGTTTTCGATGATTTGTCGATACCAGCGCAGAGAATACGCTTCGGCGTCCAGGCGCAGCATGCCTTCGGTGAAGGTGAAGTAGGGTTCGGCATTGAAGCTCAGGGGTACGATCACCAGAATTGGTGCGATTAAGAATGCGAAGATCAGGGTACATGAGGCCAGGTACGCGACCCGGCCAATGTGTTGTGTCGAGATCATGTTAGCCCAATTTCATGCGGTCAATGCCGACTATGCGGTCGTAGAGCAGATAGAGCGCGATCACGCATACCAGCAAGATGCCGCCAAGTGCCCCGGCCAGGCTCCAGTTGAGGGAGGTCTGCATGTGGTAGGCGATCATGTTGGAGATGAGTTGCCCAGTGCTGCCGCCTACCAGCGCGGGGGTGATGTAGTAGCCGATGGCGAGGATGAATACCAGCAGCGATCCGGCACCTACGCCGGGGAGAGTCTGTGGCCAGTACACGCGCCAAAATGACTGAAAGGAGTTTGCACCCAGCGATGCAGCGGCACTCATCTGGCTCGGTGGGATGGCGCGCATGATCGAATAAAGAGGCAGGATCATAAAGGGCAGGAGCACATGGGTCATTGCCACCAGTGTGCCAGTCATGTTGTATATCATGGCGAGGCGGCCGTCGTCGCCGATCAGCCCAATTGTGACGAGCAAGTCGTTGAGTACGCCCTGGGTCTGGAGCAGTACGATCCAGGATGTGGTTCTCACGAGGAGCGATGTCCAGAAGGGTACGAGTACGAGGATGAGGAGCAGGTTTGCAATGCGCGGAGGCGAATGCGCGATCAGGTGGGCGATGGGATAGCCGAGCAGCAGGCAGATCGCGGTAATGCCGAGGCTTACGATAAAGGTGCGCCACAAGAGGGACAGGTAGATGCGGCGTTCTGGAGACTGGCGAGCGATGGATCCGTCGGGCAGGGGTTTCAGGTCAATGGCATTGAGATAGTGCCGCGTGGTGTAACGATCCCCGGCACTGCGGATCGCGTGCCAGGTTTGTATATCGCCCCATGCGGTATTAAGGCCGATCATGGCATCGCGATAGGGGCCTTCGCGGACGTTTTGCAACGATCTCGCGCTGCGCGTGAAAACACTGCGCAGGCCCGGATGCACGCGGTTGACTCGGGTGGCAACCCGGCCCAGCGAGCGGTCCTGGCGCGCCTTTAATAGTTCGCGTGCAGCCGCTGCATACACTGCTTCATCGGGCGCGCTCTTTCCGTCCCACTCTCTCAGCAGGTCGAGGGTTTCGGGCAGGGCATCGCCTACTGTGGGATCGTACACACTGTGTACGAGCATTGTCGCCAGCGGCGCAATAAAGGTGACGCCAATGAATGCCAGCAGTGGCAACACCAGTCCTGTAGCGCGCAGCCGCGGACGAAGGATGGTGGTTTTGATGTCTATATTTGGTTTCATTTTTTAGTACACCGCGATACCTCTCTCACTGCGCCAACCAGGCACTGAATCGCTCGTTCATTTCGTCGATGTGATCGCTCCACCATTCCCAGGAATTTCGCAGGGCGCGCTTAGAATTTTGCGGGCTGTTGGGCATGTGGGGGTTCATTTCCACGCCTTTCTCGGCGTGCGTCGATATCAGTGCCTCCGCAGAGATGCGCGTGGGGCTGTAGGCGATGTAACGGCCGACGCCAGCTATGGCTTTCGCTGTTGCGGCGAAATTGAGAAATTTCTTCGCAGCTTCGAGATTCCGCGTTCCAGCGACAATGACAAGCCCGCCTGTGTCCAGTATTTGTCCGTCCCACACGATGACAAAGGGCTGATCTTCCAATACCTGGGCATTGAAGATGCGTCCGTTGTAGGCTGTGGACATCACGACTTCGCCATCGGCGAGCATCTGCGGTGGCTGTGCCCCGGCTTCCCACCATACGATGTGGTCTTTGATGGTGTCTAACTTGCGAAAGGCGCGGTCCACGCCTTCGGGTGTATTGAGGGTGGGATATACTTTGTTGAGCGGTACGCCGTCGGCGATTAGAGCGAATTCCAGGTTTGCCAGAGGTGTGCGGCGCATGCCTCGTCGTCCGGGGAATTTTTCGAGGTCAAAAAAATCGGCCATTGTGGTGGGTTTTTCACCCGGGATATTCTCTTCGTTGTACGCATATACGGTGGAGTAAAATATCGTTGCCGGACCGCAATCCGTCATCGTACCGAGCGGAAAATCCTGTGACGCAGGTGTTCCATCGGCTCCCGCTGGCAGCGAGTTTACCGGGATGGGTTCGAGCAGGCCCTCGTCACAGCCTCGCACCATGTCGGGAATTTCCATATCGACAATGTCCCAATGCACATTGCCCGATTCGACCTGTGCGCGGATTTGTGCCAGCCCGCCATTGTAGTCTTCGAGGTTGATTTTAATGCCTGTTTCAGCGGTGAATGCCTCGTGGTAGCCTTTGACGCATGCGCGCGCATAAGATCCGCCCCAGGAAACCACGGTTAGGGGTCGGTCATTGGCAACTGCAAGACCTGAGGTCAATGTGGCCAATGCGATCAATACAATTAAATAAAACGCCGTTTTACACTTGTTTTTCCACTTCAAGTTATTTCCTCCTTGTACGGTATGAATAGAATATCCTTTACTGCGCCAGCCAGGTGCTGAAGCGTTCGTTCATTTCGTCGATGTGAACGCTCCACCATTCCCAGGCATTTCGCAGGGCGCGCTTAGAATTTTGCGGACTGTTGGGCATGTGGGATTTCATATCGATGTCCTTTTCGGCGTGTTTCGATATCAATGCCTCCGCAGAGTGGCGCGTGGGGCTGTAGGCAATGTAGCTACCGACACCGGCCATGGCCCTCGCTGTTGAGGCGAAATTGAGAAATTTCTTTGCGGCTTCGAGATTCGGCGTTCCCGCGACAATGGCGAGACCAGATAGATCCAGTATTTGTCCGTCCCACACGATGACAAAGGGCTGATCTTCCAATACCTGAGCATTGAAGATGCGCCCGTTGTAAGCCGTGGTCATGACCACCTCGCCATCGGCGAGCATCTGCGGTGGCTGTGCCCCGGCTTCCCACCATACGATGTGGTCTTTGATGGTGTCTAACTTGCGGAAGGCGCGATCCACGCCTTCGGGCGTGTCGAGGGTGGTATATACCTTGTTGAGTGGTACGCCGTCGGCGATCAGTGCGAATTCCAGGTTCTCCTGGGGAGAGCGGCGCATGCCCCGTCGTCCGGGGAATTTTTCGAGGTCAAAGAAATCGGCTATTGTGGTGGGTTTTTCGCCCGGGATATTCTCCTTGTTGTACGCGTATATGGTGGAGTAAAACAGTGTTGCTACGCCACAGTCTGTCGATGTCCCGAACAGAAAATCCTCTTCCGCAGGCGTTCCGTCGGCTCCCGGTGGCAGCGAGTCGATCTCAACGTGTTCGAGCAGACCCTCATCGCAGCCTTGCGCCCATGTCGGGAATCTCAAATCGACGACGTCCCAATGCACATTGCCCGCCTGAATCTGTGCGCGGATTTGTGCCAGCCCGCCGTTGTAGTCTTCGAGGTTGATTTTAATGCCTGTTTCAGCGGTGAATGCCTCGTGGTAGCCTTTGACGCATGCGCGCGCATAAGATCCGCCCCAGGAGACCACAGTCAGCGGTCGGTCTTCCGAAAAATCACAGCCCAGAGTCAACATCGCCAGCGCGGTTATTATCGCGGTGCATAATGTCTTTCTCTGTTTGGTATTCATGTCATTTCCTCCTCGTCGTCCGGGTCGAGTACCCGGCAGTCTGTTGGTGTCCAGCCGATGCGAATTTTATCGCCTTTCAGCACGGCTCCGTGTCCCACAGTATTGGGTATTTTTGCGATGAATTCCAAGGACTCGCACACGTTCAGGCGAAGGCGCAGATGGTCGCCTAAAAAGGTGATGTCCTCGACTTTTGCTTCGAGTTCATTGGTGTACAGGCCCGGTTCGGGTTCAATGGCGACGCGCTCTGGGCGAATCGATAGCGTGGTGGCGTCGCCGCTCTGGCAGGGTGCAATGCGCAACGCCTGGATGATTTGGCCACCGGTTTCCACTTCGCAGATGTCCCCATTTACTTTTGTTACGCGGCCTTTCAGGCGATTGTTTTCGCCGATGAAACGCGCTACAAATGAACGCTCTGGTTCTTCGTAGAGAGCCTCGGGTTCGGCAATTTGCTGGATGTCTCCTCCGCGCAGGACAGCGATGCGGTTCGACATTACCATGGCCTCTTGCTGGTCGTGCGTGACGTAAACGACGGTTACGCCGAGGCTCTGATGGATACGGCGGATCTCGTATTGCATCTCTTCGCGCAGGCGCCGGTCAAGTGCGCCGAGGGGTTCGTCCATCAGCACCAGGTCGGGTTCAAATACCAGCGCGCGGGCGATTGCCACGCGCTGCTGCTGACCGCCAGAGAGCTGGTTGGGACGCCGGTCTTCCATGCCGCTGAGGCGAACCAGGTCCAGGGCACGCGCCACGCGTTCGCGACACTGCTCGTGGTCAAAACCACGTACTTCAAGGGGAAAAGCCAGGTTGCCGCCCACTGTCATGTGTGGGAAGAGCGCGTAGTTCTGAAATACCATGCCAATGCCTCGCTTGCGCGGGGGCAGTGCGTGTACAGAACGCCCGTCAATGCGGATGTCGCCCGATGTGGGTGTCTCGAAGCCAGCGAGCATCATCAGGCAGGTCGTTTTCCCCGATCCGGATGGGCCGAGCAGGGTCAGAAATTCGCCCTTGTGGACGCTGAAGTTGACGTTTTGGACAATTAGTGTGCGTCCGTCGTAACTTTTGCAGACATTCTCAAATTCGACGTAGGCTTTATCTTTTGAGAGCATTAGTTTGTCCTATCCAGGGTCCAGAAAACACAGATTGACAAGCTGGCGGATCGTGGTGTGAAGTAAATTCAAAATTACTCAAATGTCAACGTCTTTCCTCTTTCGCCATATCTCGCTTCGCTATATATTTTAGAAGCTATCATCAACATTTATTATTTTTTTAGAGGAGTCAGATTGTATGCGGTACAAACGCGTTGTTCTCAAACTCAGTGGTGGTGCTGTTTCAGGTGCTTTGGAATCGGGATTTGACCCGGAGGCCCTCGAACATATTGCCGACGAAATTCTCGATATTCACAGCCGGGGTATTGAAATCGGTATTGTTATTGGCGGGGGCAATATTTTTCGGGGCGAACAGAGTGTGAGGTGGGGCATTGAACGCTCCGAAGCCGATAATATCGGCATGCTCGGCACCATTATCAACAGCCTGATGCTGCGCGGTGTGCTCAATGCCAAAAGTGATGCCGAGGTGCGCGTGATGACCGCGATTCCCATTAACGCAGTTGCAGAACCCTTTATTCGCCTGGTTGCTGCTCGGCATCTCGATAAGGGGTATATTGTCATTTTTGCCGGTGGTATTGGCAATCCCTTTCTCACGACTGACTATCCCGGTGTACAGCGCGCGCTCGAGGTTCGCGCAGAAGCCATTTTGTTTGCCAAGCACAAAACCAATGGCATTTATACAGATGATCCGAACAAAAACCCCGATGCCAAACTCTATCGCTGCATCAGTCACGATACAATTATTCAAAAGAATCTGGGTGCTCTGGATCAGTCCGCAGTGATTCTCGCACGTGACCATCATTTGCCGATTCACGTTTTCGACTTTGAACAAAAAGGCATGATGCGCCGCATTGTAGAGGGCGAGGATGTCGGTACCCTGATTACCCAAACACTGGAAGATGTGCTTGAGGAAGAAACAGTCACCCAGGAGAACGCCACATGAAACTCCTCGTCGTTGGTAGAGGCGGGCGCGAACACGCCTTTGTCTGGAAGCTCGCCCAGAGCAATAAGATTACGGGGTTATACGCAGCGCCCGGAAGCCCGGGTATGGCGCAATATGCCGAATGTGTCGATATTTCGGATAGCGATCTCAATGGTCTGGCAGATTTTGCACAACGGGAGGGTATTGATATTTCGGTTATTGGTCCCGAAGCCCCTCTTGCTGATGGTAT
This Gemmatimonadota bacterium DNA region includes the following protein-coding sequences:
- a CDS encoding AAA domain-containing protein, translated to MADLQTTVRDILIFIQDRLYFNRADLEIEGQKHNAALLLSALTGLLGGKILIVGEPGLGKTTSAEYIGALLYRMPLGAVWEAEVSGHPEQTEEKIVGRPNLGALNRGEEDVVWSAFSVLPVKVVDEINRLPETKQSLILNGVDRGNWSYLNQMQINDEYCLFATANYQDRGTNTIVVPLLDRFDVMVESKYPGANLSWMIGTESSPAHLLRDPQREQALQACLVNPNAEAEIEEICEDYGKAISERLSVPTLGRTERETIRSEMSALPFQADASAYIRTFLAELSFCCKYGQKRTNEVCGEGCHYTGYLCYEVQTCPSNRLPISIRRYAQALAWVLRDKEVDIEHIRTILPYTCAHRIQWRDEEETQDHRDDVLPIHRAREAVRQVFRRYTEQSERIQTALVTANRILSGADEKPIQGEHPIYMEIMRDLGQEPVRPEFS
- a CDS encoding ABC transporter permease, with amino-acid sequence MISTQHIGRVAYLASCTLIFAFLIAPILVIVPLSFNAEPYFTFTEGMLRLDAEAYSLRWYRQIIENELWTRGLINSLIIGIASTALATALGTLAALGLSSPAMPGRRIAMALLISPMVTPVIISAAGMFFFYSTLGLAQTHIGLILSHAALGTPFVVITVTATLSAFDTNLTRAAASLGASPILTFRRVQLPLIAPGVISGALFAFATSFDEVVVVLFMGGIEQRTIPRQMWAGIREQISPTILAVATFLIAFAVLLLLTVEWLRRRSATSSQAD
- a CDS encoding ABC transporter permease codes for the protein MKPNIDIKTTILRPRLRATGLVLPLLAFIGVTFIAPLATMLVHSVYDPTVGDALPETLDLLREWDGKSAPDEAVYAAAARELLKARQDRSLGRVATRVNRVHPGLRSVFTRSARSLQNVREGPYRDAMIGLNTAWGDIQTWHAIRSAGDRYTTRHYLNAIDLKPLPDGSIARQSPERRIYLSLLWRTFIVSLGITAICLLLGYPIAHLIAHSPPRIANLLLILVLVPFWTSLLVRTTSWIVLLQTQGVLNDLLVTIGLIGDDGRLAMIYNMTGTLVAMTHVLLPFMILPLYSIMRAIPPSQMSAAASLGANSFQSFWRVYWPQTLPGVGAGSLLVFILAIGYYITPALVGGSTGQLISNMIAYHMQTSLNWSLAGALGGILLVCVIALYLLYDRIVGIDRMKLG
- a CDS encoding ABC transporter substrate-binding protein is translated as MVLIALATLTSGLAVANDRPLTVVSWGGSYARACVKGYHEAFTAETGIKINLEDYNGGLAQIRAQVESGNVHWDIVDMEIPDMVRGCDEGLLEPIPVNSLPAGADGTPASQDFPLGTMTDCGPATIFYSTVYAYNEENIPGEKPTTMADFFDLEKFPGRRGMRRTPLANLEFALIADGVPLNKVYPTLNTPEGVDRAFRKLDTIKDHIVWWEAGAQPPQMLADGEVVMSTAYNGRIFNAQVLEDQPFVIVWDGQILDTGGLVIVAGTRNLEAAKKFLNFAATAKAIAGVGRYIAYSPTRISAEALISTHAEKGVEMNPHMPNSPQNSKRALRNSWEWWSDHIDEMNERFSAWLAQ
- a CDS encoding ABC transporter substrate-binding protein; protein product: MNTKQRKTLCTAIITALAMLTLGCDFSEDRPLTVVSWGGSYARACVKGYHEAFTAETGIKINLEDYNGGLAQIRAQIQAGNVHWDVVDLRFPTWAQGCDEGLLEHVEIDSLPPGADGTPAEEDFLFGTSTDCGVATLFYSTIYAYNKENIPGEKPTTIADFFDLEKFPGRRGMRRSPQENLEFALIADGVPLNKVYTTLDTPEGVDRAFRKLDTIKDHIVWWEAGAQPPQMLADGEVVMTTAYNGRIFNAQVLEDQPFVIVWDGQILDLSGLAIVAGTPNLEAAKKFLNFASTARAMAGVGSYIAYSPTRHSAEALISKHAEKDIDMKSHMPNSPQNSKRALRNAWEWWSVHIDEMNERFSTWLAQ
- a CDS encoding ABC transporter ATP-binding protein; this translates as MLSKDKAYVEFENVCKSYDGRTLIVQNVNFSVHKGEFLTLLGPSGSGKTTCLMMLAGFETPTSGDIRIDGRSVHALPPRKRGIGMVFQNYALFPHMTVGGNLAFPLEVRGFDHEQCRERVARALDLVRLSGMEDRRPNQLSGGQQQRVAIARALVFEPDLVLMDEPLGALDRRLREEMQYEIRRIHQSLGVTVVYVTHDQQEAMVMSNRIAVLRGGDIQQIAEPEALYEEPERSFVARFIGENNRLKGRVTKVNGDICEVETGGQIIQALRIAPCQSGDATTLSIRPERVAIEPEPGLYTNELEAKVEDITFLGDHLRLRLNVCESLEFIAKIPNTVGHGAVLKGDKIRIGWTPTDCRVLDPDDEEEMT
- the pyrH gene encoding UMP kinase, with the protein product MRYKRVVLKLSGGAVSGALESGFDPEALEHIADEILDIHSRGIEIGIVIGGGNIFRGEQSVRWGIERSEADNIGMLGTIINSLMLRGVLNAKSDAEVRVMTAIPINAVAEPFIRLVAARHLDKGYIVIFAGGIGNPFLTTDYPGVQRALEVRAEAILFAKHKTNGIYTDDPNKNPDAKLYRCISHDTIIQKNLGALDQSAVILARDHHLPIHVFDFEQKGMMRRIVEGEDVGTLITQTLEDVLEEETVTQENAT